Proteins encoded together in one Rhizobium leguminosarum bv. trifolii WSM1325 window:
- a CDS encoding protocatechuate 3,4-dioxygenase, beta subunit (TIGRFAM: protocatechuate 3,4-dioxygenase, beta subunit~PFAM: intradiol ring-cleavage dioxygenase~KEGG: ret:RHE_PE00057 protocatechuate 3,4-dioxygenase beta chain protein) yields the protein MSERPNRKPETGGFFARDRAWHAPALTPGYKTSVLRAPQRALLSLDGTISETTGPVFGHSMIGELDNDLILNYAQPGESAIGERIIVHGRVLDERAKPVAGALVEFWQANAGGRYRHKKETYLAAIDPNFGGCGRAITDEDGRYHFRTVRPGAYPWPNGINDWRPAHIHFSIFGHGFAQRLITQMYFEGDPMIWKCPIVGTIPDKAAIEQLIAPLDWGNTIPMDSRAYKFDIVLRGRRSTMFENRPEGN from the coding sequence ATGTCCGAACGACCGAACCGCAAGCCCGAGACCGGCGGCTTCTTCGCCCGCGACCGCGCCTGGCATGCGCCGGCGCTGACGCCGGGCTACAAGACCTCGGTGCTGCGCGCGCCGCAGCGCGCGCTGCTATCGCTCGACGGCACGATTTCAGAAACGACCGGTCCGGTCTTCGGCCATTCGATGATCGGCGAACTCGACAACGACCTGATCCTGAACTACGCGCAGCCCGGCGAAAGCGCGATCGGCGAGCGCATCATCGTCCATGGCCGCGTGCTCGACGAGCGGGCAAAGCCGGTTGCAGGCGCCTTGGTCGAGTTCTGGCAGGCCAATGCCGGCGGCCGCTACCGCCACAAGAAAGAAACCTATCTGGCGGCGATCGACCCGAATTTCGGCGGCTGCGGCCGCGCCATCACCGACGAGGATGGCCGTTATCACTTCCGCACCGTCCGCCCCGGCGCCTATCCCTGGCCGAACGGCATCAACGACTGGCGTCCCGCCCATATCCATTTCTCGATCTTCGGCCATGGCTTTGCCCAGCGCCTGATCACCCAGATGTATTTCGAAGGCGATCCGATGATCTGGAAATGTCCGATCGTCGGCACCATCCCCGACAAGGCGGCGATCGAGCAGCTAATCGCGCCGCTCGACTGGGGCAACACCATCCCGATGGATTCACGCGCCTATAAATTCGATATCGTCCTGCGCGGCCGCCGCTCGACGATGTTCGAAAACAGACCGGAGGGCAACTGA
- a CDS encoding 3-carboxy-cis,cis-muconate cycloisomerase (TIGRFAM: 3-carboxy-cis,cis-muconate cycloisomerase~PFAM: fumarate lyase~KEGG: rec:RHECIAT_PA0000059 3-carboxy-cis,cis-muconate cycloisomerase protein) → MTASPFDHPFLSGLLGDDEIAPYFSAEADIRAMLSFEAALAKAEAAHGLIPAEAARRIADTCAAFSPEISSLRSATARDGVVVPDLVKQLRADVGEEAAKSLHLGATSQDVIDTSLMIRLKAVVFLFAGRLSTIAAGLDALDGQFGRNQLMGHTRMQAAIPITVSDRLNAWREPLTTYRDRLTEQSFPVQFGGAAGTLDKVGSQAAAIRASLAQELGLTDAPQWQSGRLPIADIAGLFASISGSLGKMGQDIALLAQAGDEIEISGGGTSSAMAHKQNPVSAEVLISLARFNATLLSGIHQSLVHEQERSGAAWTLEWLLLPQMAMATAASLRLAKELTGNIKRLGTA, encoded by the coding sequence ATGACCGCATCGCCCTTCGACCATCCTTTCCTTTCCGGCCTGCTCGGCGACGACGAAATCGCGCCCTATTTCTCCGCCGAGGCCGATATACGGGCCATGCTCTCCTTCGAGGCCGCCCTCGCCAAGGCTGAAGCGGCTCATGGCCTCATTCCCGCCGAAGCCGCAAGGCGCATCGCCGACACCTGCGCTGCCTTCTCACCCGAGATCTCCAGTCTTCGATCGGCAACGGCAAGGGATGGTGTCGTCGTTCCCGACCTCGTCAAGCAGCTGCGCGCTGACGTCGGCGAGGAAGCGGCCAAGAGCCTGCATCTCGGCGCGACCAGCCAGGACGTCATCGATACCAGCCTGATGATCCGCCTAAAGGCCGTCGTCTTCCTGTTTGCCGGCCGGCTTTCCACCATTGCCGCAGGGCTCGACGCGCTGGACGGCCAGTTCGGCCGGAACCAGCTGATGGGTCACACCCGCATGCAGGCGGCGATCCCGATCACCGTCTCCGATCGCCTCAATGCATGGCGGGAGCCGCTGACGACTTACCGCGACCGTCTGACCGAACAGAGCTTTCCCGTCCAGTTCGGTGGTGCGGCCGGCACGCTGGACAAGGTCGGATCGCAGGCTGCCGCCATCCGTGCCTCGCTCGCCCAGGAACTCGGCCTCACAGACGCGCCGCAATGGCAGAGCGGGCGTCTGCCGATCGCCGATATCGCCGGGCTGTTCGCATCGATATCGGGCAGTCTCGGCAAGATGGGCCAGGATATCGCGCTGCTTGCCCAGGCCGGCGATGAAATCGAAATCTCAGGCGGCGGCACTTCGTCGGCGATGGCGCACAAGCAAAACCCCGTTTCCGCCGAGGTCCTTATCTCGCTCGCCCGCTTCAACGCCACTCTCCTATCGGGCATCCACCAGTCCCTCGTCCACGAACAGGAACGCTCGGGTGCTGCCTGGACGCTCGAATGGCTACTGCTGCCGCAAATGGCGATGGCAACCGCCGCCAGCCTGCGTCTGGCCAAGGAGCTCACGGGAAATATCAAGAGGCTTGGAACGGCCTAG
- a CDS encoding Shikimate dehydrogenase substrate binding domain protein (PFAM: Shikimate dehydrogenase substrate binding domain protein; Shikimate/quinate 5-dehydrogenase; UBA/THIF-type NAD/FAD binding protein~KEGG: azc:AZC_1453 shikimate dehydrogenase family protein) produces MITGTTKLIAHLGYPTESFKAPLIYNPYFEKNGIDAVVVPMGCRPADYPVFLKLLFRLSNIHGALITMPHKISTMALLDETSTNAKVAGSCNAVRLGSDGRLIGDMFDGEGFVRGVLRKGKQVEGARALIAGAGGVGSAIAASLAQAGVEHLAIFDANEATATALLDRLKKYYPQLEVTVGSADPEGFDIVVNATPLGMRRGDPLPIDIDRISPSTFVGEVVMTKEITPFLEAVRARGCAFQVGTDMLFEQIPAYLEFFEFPTTTADNLRAIAKLE; encoded by the coding sequence ATGATCACCGGGACGACCAAACTCATCGCGCACCTCGGCTATCCGACGGAGTCCTTCAAGGCGCCGCTGATCTACAATCCGTACTTCGAGAAGAACGGAATTGATGCCGTCGTCGTGCCGATGGGCTGCAGGCCGGCGGACTATCCGGTTTTTTTGAAACTTCTGTTCCGGTTGTCCAATATCCACGGTGCCCTGATCACCATGCCGCACAAGATTTCGACGATGGCGCTGCTCGACGAAACGTCGACCAACGCCAAAGTCGCCGGCTCGTGCAATGCGGTCCGTCTCGGTTCGGACGGTAGGCTGATCGGTGACATGTTCGATGGCGAGGGCTTCGTTCGGGGTGTATTGCGCAAGGGCAAACAGGTCGAAGGAGCGCGTGCGCTCATTGCCGGTGCCGGCGGCGTCGGCTCGGCGATCGCGGCGTCCTTGGCACAGGCCGGCGTGGAGCATCTGGCGATCTTCGACGCCAACGAGGCGACCGCGACCGCGCTGCTGGACAGGCTGAAGAAATACTATCCGCAGCTTGAGGTGACGGTCGGCTCCGCCGATCCTGAAGGTTTCGACATCGTCGTCAACGCGACACCTCTCGGCATGCGGCGCGGTGACCCGCTGCCGATCGATATCGACCGCATCTCGCCCTCGACCTTCGTCGGCGAAGTCGTGATGACCAAGGAGATAACCCCTTTTCTCGAGGCCGTGCGGGCGCGCGGCTGTGCATTTCAGGTTGGGACGGACATGTTGTTCGAACAGATCCCCGCCTATCTCGAATTCTTCGAATTCCCGACGACGACGGCCGACAATCTGCGGGCGATCGCCAAACTCGAATGA
- a CDS encoding oxidoreductase domain protein (PFAM: oxidoreductase domain protein; Oxidoreductase domain~KEGG: bja:bll6385 putative oxidoreductase) — protein MKPLEIAVMGAGLIGRRHVERVMSEPGTVLSAVIDPSAAGRDFAETVGARWYQGFLDIRGEDRPDGVIVATPNQLHVQHGMEIVAAGIPVLIEKPIADDVDAAAALVAAGEKAGIPLLIGHHRRHNPMIQAVKQIVDGGRLGRIITVHGTFWVAKPDDYFDIPWRREAGAGPVFVNLIHDVDLFRYLFGEVEAVHAMESRAVRNHAVEDTAVVTLRFANGVLATLNGSDAVAAPWSWETTTGENPAFPRYDQFCYQIGGTKGSLGIPYLTMWTSPSRPDWLEPLAEERVPYQVADPLCVQLRHFCDVIRGEATPLVSGREGLATLRVVEAIKRSAGAGQMIHLSNASSDSQKV, from the coding sequence ATGAAGCCACTGGAGATTGCAGTCATGGGAGCCGGCCTGATCGGCAGGCGCCACGTCGAGCGTGTCATGTCCGAGCCCGGAACCGTTCTCTCGGCGGTGATCGATCCTTCCGCCGCCGGTCGCGACTTTGCCGAGACTGTCGGCGCGCGATGGTACCAAGGCTTCTTAGACATTCGAGGCGAGGACAGGCCCGACGGCGTGATCGTCGCAACGCCGAACCAGCTCCACGTCCAGCATGGAATGGAGATCGTCGCCGCCGGCATCCCTGTCCTGATCGAGAAACCGATCGCCGATGACGTCGATGCCGCCGCCGCACTGGTCGCAGCCGGCGAGAAGGCGGGCATACCGCTGCTGATTGGCCATCACAGGCGCCACAATCCGATGATCCAGGCGGTCAAGCAAATCGTCGACGGCGGAAGGCTTGGCCGGATCATCACGGTGCACGGCACGTTCTGGGTCGCCAAGCCCGACGACTATTTCGATATCCCCTGGCGGCGGGAAGCGGGCGCCGGCCCGGTCTTCGTCAACCTGATCCACGATGTCGATCTCTTCCGATATCTCTTCGGCGAGGTCGAAGCCGTCCATGCGATGGAATCCCGCGCCGTGCGGAACCATGCCGTCGAGGATACGGCCGTCGTCACGCTGCGTTTCGCAAACGGAGTGCTTGCCACCCTCAACGGTAGTGATGCCGTGGCCGCGCCCTGGAGCTGGGAGACGACCACCGGCGAAAACCCCGCTTTTCCCCGCTACGATCAATTCTGCTACCAGATCGGCGGCACCAAGGGTTCTCTCGGAATTCCATATCTGACGATGTGGACGAGCCCTTCGAGGCCCGATTGGCTGGAGCCGCTTGCCGAGGAGCGCGTGCCTTATCAAGTAGCCGATCCCCTTTGCGTTCAGCTCAGACATTTTTGCGACGTCATTCGTGGCGAGGCCACGCCTCTGGTGAGTGGCCGCGAGGGCCTTGCCACGCTCAGGGTCGTCGAAGCGATCAAGAGATCGGCGGGCGCGGGACAGATGATCCACCTCTCCAACGCCTCTTCCGATTCCCAGAAAGTCTGA
- a CDS encoding short-chain dehydrogenase/reductase SDR (PFAM: short-chain dehydrogenase/reductase SDR; KR domain protein~KEGG: idnO; gluconate 5-dehydrogenase; K00046 gluconate 5-dehydrogenase), producing the protein MTFPLFDLSGRRALVTGSSQGIGRALAVGLAEHGASIIINGRNAQKAEAAAEDIRRSHRHAVSAAFDVTDAEASRTAIAYIEAEIGPIDILVNNAGMQFRAPLENFPVDKWDEMFKTNVSSLFYVSQPVAQAMISRGRGKIINIASVQAELARPGIAPYTATKGAVKNLTRGMATDWAKHGLQVNAIAPGYFRTPLNQALVDDPKFSGWLETRTPAGRWGEVKELVGAAVFLASDASSFVNGHMLTVDGGITVSL; encoded by the coding sequence TTGACCTTCCCCCTCTTCGACCTCTCCGGCCGCCGCGCCCTCGTCACCGGCTCCAGCCAGGGCATCGGCCGCGCATTGGCGGTCGGGCTTGCCGAGCATGGCGCCTCGATCATCATCAACGGCCGCAACGCGCAGAAGGCGGAGGCCGCCGCCGAGGATATCCGTCGCAGCCATCGCCATGCCGTCAGCGCCGCCTTCGACGTCACCGATGCGGAGGCCAGCCGCACCGCCATCGCCTATATCGAGGCGGAGATCGGCCCGATCGATATCCTCGTCAACAATGCCGGCATGCAATTCCGCGCACCGCTGGAGAACTTCCCGGTCGACAAATGGGACGAGATGTTCAAGACCAACGTCTCCAGCCTGTTCTATGTCAGTCAGCCGGTCGCCCAGGCGATGATATCGCGCGGCCGCGGCAAGATCATCAACATCGCCTCCGTCCAGGCCGAACTCGCCCGTCCCGGCATCGCGCCCTATACCGCGACAAAGGGCGCGGTGAAGAACCTGACGCGCGGCATGGCGACCGACTGGGCGAAACACGGCCTCCAGGTCAATGCGATCGCGCCCGGCTATTTCCGCACGCCGCTCAACCAGGCGCTTGTCGACGATCCCAAGTTTTCTGGCTGGCTGGAAACCCGCACGCCGGCTGGCCGCTGGGGCGAGGTCAAGGAGCTTGTCGGCGCCGCCGTCTTCCTGGCCTCGGATGCCTCCTCCTTCGTCAACGGACACATGCTGACCGTCGATGGCGGCATCACCGTCTCGCTTTAG
- a CDS encoding transcriptional regulator, XRE family (KEGG: sme:SMa2151 putative DNA-binding protein), whose protein sequence is MARSTKYKSSAFEAIHASAEALHKLGTIDKETMRSFDESCLVSPHALGPEAIKALRESNHVSQPVFARYLNTSESTVQKWESGAKRPSGMALKLLSIVRKHGLQVLS, encoded by the coding sequence ATGGCAAGAAGCACCAAGTACAAGAGCAGTGCGTTCGAGGCGATTCACGCCTCCGCGGAGGCTCTGCATAAGCTAGGAACGATCGACAAGGAAACGATGCGGTCCTTCGATGAAAGCTGTCTGGTTTCGCCGCACGCGCTTGGTCCCGAGGCCATCAAGGCACTGCGGGAAAGCAATCACGTCAGCCAGCCGGTTTTCGCCCGATATCTGAATACCAGCGAATCCACCGTGCAGAAGTGGGAAAGCGGCGCCAAGCGGCCGAGCGGGATGGCGTTGAAGCTGCTCTCGATCGTGCGGAAGCACGGACTTCAGGTTCTGAGCTAG
- a CDS encoding 3-oxoadipate enol-lactonase (KEGG: rec:RHECIAT_PA0000063 beta-ketoadipate enol-lactone hydrolase protein~TIGRFAM: 3-oxoadipate enol-lactonase~PFAM: alpha/beta hydrolase fold; Ndr family protein) has translation MQFARINDVTIHYQIIGAPADRPVIVFANSLGTDFRIWRDVVVRLAGEFAIVLYDKRGHGLSDVGQLPSSIEDHATDLAGLLDLLSVKDAVICGLSVGGLIAQSLYHRRPDLVRALILCDTAHKIGTADSWNARIAAVEKNGIASIVDAVMERWFTPAFRRPESTAYAGYCNMLTRQPVEGYLAACAAIRDADFTEVTKTITVPTICIVGDQDGSTPPDLVLSTAKLISDARYEVIPNCAHIPCVEQPEALTAIIRAFLTSIPPGEVSP, from the coding sequence CCCGCCGACAGGCCGGTAATCGTCTTCGCCAATTCGCTGGGCACGGATTTCCGCATCTGGCGTGATGTCGTGGTGCGGCTTGCCGGTGAATTCGCGATCGTGCTTTACGACAAGCGCGGCCACGGCCTTTCCGATGTCGGCCAGCTTCCCTCGTCGATCGAGGACCACGCGACGGATCTCGCCGGACTTCTCGATCTGCTATCGGTCAAGGATGCCGTCATCTGCGGCCTCTCCGTTGGCGGTCTCATCGCCCAGTCGCTCTATCACCGCCGGCCGGACCTGGTTCGCGCGCTCATCCTCTGCGACACCGCCCACAAGATCGGCACGGCCGACAGCTGGAACGCCCGCATCGCCGCCGTCGAAAAAAACGGCATCGCCAGCATCGTCGACGCGGTCATGGAGCGTTGGTTCACGCCCGCCTTCCGCCGGCCCGAGAGTACCGCCTATGCCGGCTATTGCAACATGCTGACGCGCCAGCCAGTCGAAGGCTATCTCGCCGCCTGCGCCGCGATCCGCGATGCCGACTTCACCGAGGTCACGAAGACGATCACCGTCCCGACGATCTGCATCGTCGGCGACCAGGATGGCTCGACGCCGCCCGATCTCGTGCTTTCGACCGCGAAGCTGATCTCCGACGCCCGCTACGAGGTCATCCCCAATTGCGCGCACATTCCCTGCGTCGAGCAGCCGGAGGCACTGACGGCGATCATCCGCGCCTTCCTCACATCCATTCCGCCTGGAGAAGTCAGCCCATGA
- a CDS encoding protocatechuate 3,4-dioxygenase, alpha subunit (KEGG: ret:RHE_PE00056 protocatechuate 3,4-dioxygenase alpha chain protein~TIGRFAM: protocatechuate 3,4-dioxygenase, alpha subunit~PFAM: intradiol ring-cleavage dioxygenase) has product MQQLGYLKETPSQTAGPYVHIGLTPNFCDISGVYDTDLGVAMVNDKTLGERITVTGRIFDGAGALVRDAVIEIWQADSAGLYNSPSEMRGAADPNFTGWGRCPTRAEDGVYSFETVKPGRVPFKDGRGQAPHVTFWIVARGINIGLHTRMYFPEETEANAADPLLSRIEHRERVATMIATRDGATCHFDIHLQGPKETVFLDI; this is encoded by the coding sequence ATGCAGCAGCTCGGCTATCTCAAGGAAACCCCGTCGCAGACGGCGGGCCCCTATGTCCATATCGGCCTGACGCCGAATTTCTGCGACATCTCGGGCGTCTACGACACCGATCTCGGCGTCGCGATGGTCAACGACAAGACCCTCGGCGAACGCATCACCGTCACCGGCCGGATCTTCGATGGCGCAGGCGCATTGGTGCGCGATGCGGTCATCGAGATCTGGCAGGCCGACAGCGCCGGCCTCTACAACAGCCCGTCGGAGATGCGCGGTGCCGCCGATCCCAATTTCACCGGCTGGGGCCGCTGCCCGACCCGCGCCGAGGACGGCGTCTACAGCTTCGAGACCGTCAAGCCCGGCCGCGTCCCCTTCAAGGACGGCCGCGGACAAGCCCCGCACGTCACCTTCTGGATCGTCGCCCGCGGCATCAATATCGGCCTGCACACGCGCATGTATTTCCCGGAAGAGACGGAGGCCAACGCCGCCGACCCATTGCTTTCCCGTATCGAACATCGCGAGCGCGTCGCAACGATGATCGCCACCCGCGACGGCGCGACCTGTCATTTCGACATCCATCTGCAGGGTCCGAAGGAGACGGTGTTTCTCGATATCTGA
- a CDS encoding 4-carboxymuconolactone decarboxylase (KEGG: ret:RHE_PE00058 gamma-carboxymuconolactone decarboxylase protein~TIGRFAM: 4-carboxymuconolactone decarboxylase~PFAM: Carboxymuconolactone decarboxylase) translates to MNETASSSERYRQGMATRRAVLGDAHVDRAATTATEFDRPFQELITEAAWGHVWSRPALTKRERSMITIALLAALGQDDEVAMHVRATANTGATREDIREALLHVAIYAGVPAANHAIKIAKQAFEQMDAEKAA, encoded by the coding sequence ATGAATGAGACCGCGTCCTCCTCCGAGCGCTATCGCCAGGGCATGGCGACCCGCCGCGCCGTGCTCGGCGACGCCCATGTCGATCGCGCCGCCACGACTGCGACGGAGTTCGACCGTCCCTTCCAGGAGCTGATCACCGAAGCCGCCTGGGGCCATGTCTGGTCGCGCCCGGCGCTGACGAAGCGCGAGCGCTCGATGATCACGATCGCTCTGCTTGCCGCGCTTGGCCAGGACGACGAGGTCGCCATGCATGTGCGCGCCACCGCCAATACGGGGGCGACCCGCGAGGATATCCGCGAGGCGCTGCTGCATGTGGCGATCTACGCCGGCGTTCCCGCCGCCAATCACGCGATCAAGATCGCGAAGCAGGCTTTTGAACAGATGGACGCCGAAAAGGCGGCCTGA